In Chelmon rostratus isolate fCheRos1 chromosome 21, fCheRos1.pri, whole genome shotgun sequence, the genomic window ATGACTTCAGCCTTTAAATCACAGGCATACTGGAACAAAACGATAATTAGACATTGTTCGCATGCACAGAAGCGCTGCTATCAATTCTTAATTAATACATCAATGCAAAAACGATGCACCTACTCTACCTCCAGAGCCTTCATGTAAACCCCGACGTCTAGTTTCAGACCATCTGTCTCCTTGTAGTACTTCCTGTGAGGAGAGCAAAACATCACAAAcgttttgttctgttctgtgaaGACATTTCATAGCTCATACTGTGCTTTCTACCTGGAATAAGCAACACAGTAAAGTTGACAAGCTCTTACCCTTGTCCCAGAGAGAAAAGCACAGGTTTCTCCATAAGGACCCTGAATGCCTCATTAAGGTTCTGGTAGGAAAATTTTTCAGCCGCGTCTCCAATCACCACGCAGTTTGGGTTGGTCTTGTCCACACTGTCAAACTCGGGTAGAAGTCCTGTGGAGGAGTAAGCACACAGTTTAATACTTTTTAGGGTAGAGTCACTTAACCCTAAATTAAAGTATCAACAAGTAGGACATGGGCTTTGTAGACAATAACCATCTGAGGAATTTATGTTGATGTTAAGAatattttttgtgcagttttacCTGTGTCACACATTTTACAGATATTGTACATGCTTCATATGAACAAAGGGTTTGAATGAAGGCATGAATATTTTTAGATGAACCTGGTTCATGTTCAGATGCTGAGGATAAATCAGGCTGACTGTCAAAATGTCAGTCTTGACAAGTTAAAGTATTACCATCATACACCAGCAGGTGAGGCCGTAGACCCCTGTCTTTAAGGACAGCTAcggctgcaggagctggagagaagACCTCAGACACGGATATGTCAAAGCCCAGTCTTCGGAGCTTGGCTACAAACGTCTCTCTGGCGGCCTGGGTCTCATTGGTGCAGAAGCGCAGCTGCAGGTCCGACGCCTTGAGCCTTGAAAGGGGTCAGGAGGTCAAGACTGAGGATGGAGCACAAAGCTACAGGCGGCACAGTGACACCGAGACAAACATGCAGCTGCaaagatgcatgcacacaaaccgTTTGGCTAGTGTCCAGAAGTTACTTGCACAGCGGGTAACCGAGTGCGTGCACTTTGCCCCATAGGCTCCGACAGTCACGTATGCAGAACATGCATTAGCAAAACACACTCTGAGAATGTCTGAAACGGCTCGAGTTAGTCACTCACTTTTTCACGGCCTCAATCGAACCAGAAATGGCGACGCCGTCGCCCTCCCCGCTGTCATATAAAACACCACACATGTCCAATATGACGCCTTTCAAACTCCTCGCGCAGCCCGGCCACCCAGCGTCGGCCATGGCGAAGTGACAGCGTCAGAGCGCATGCGCGTCAGGCAGGGCAGTCTGTCCTGAACTCATGCGATTTCTTCCACGTCCCGTGGACCAGCTTTTTTAGATGAAGACTACGACAATCCCGGACAACAAACGCAATAATTATTTCATATGAATCTGTTTcactgggaaattattctttattattcaACACTAATctaataaaaactaaatgaatagACTTAGAACTATGTACCTAACGTTCCTTATATCCCTcaaaattaaagaaacacactTCAAAATTCATCCTGCTAAAGAAATAATCAAGGTACGTTTAAATATTAATGACAACGTGTACTCATTTTGTGAAACTAACACTGAAACTACAGACTATATATTTTGCTCATATAGTATAATACATACATTTTGGCTtgacattctttttttttaatctcagcaTTTCCAGCTTTTATGTCTAGAAACAGTATAACACCTGGTATGATCTCGCATAACAATGTAAATGATCAACtctgttttaatgtaattttatgACTGGCAAAAGTTTACATACACAAGAACAGAACCCGGAAATCATCCGccaaatttaaaatgtaaatattcaaaACTAGTAAAACGAATAAAAGCTCAGAAGTTGCATGATATTTTAAAAGATTATTCAACTGAATTTTtgaaaattatttaatttaaatttatatcattttcattttcctaTTTAATACCGCCTTTCCTCTGTGCGTTGATATTTGTATTATACTCACACTCTTGTCAGACATGATTTCATCGCATTTCACGTGTGGCTAATACCAGGTGGCGGTTTAATTCTTGATCATTGGGATTATTTATTGATGATGATCAGGTTTTTTTTGGCTGACTTTGAGAAGGATCGCTGCAATCGTCGGAAAAAGTTGCAACATGGAGGCGTGTCCTCTGACGCAGCCGGCGTCGAAACAGCACGGTTCTCGCACGGCAGCCTGTCACATAAAGCCATCCGCCTCCACCGAAGgacagggggaaaaaataaCATCATTCGTGTTTCAGCAGGGTTTAAACttctctccacttctctctGGTACCGTTTGATTTTCTTCcatgtctcctctctccagTTTTGAAACGCTTGTTTGGTAATTTAGCGCTAGCTAAGACGATAACTGACAGCAGGAAtgcgctaatgttagctagctagctgccgCTAATCAAAGCACTTGTTTGAGGTTAGCGTTGATGTTAAGACTGTTTACACTCCTTGGGCGAGGGCAAACGTGCATTTATGTCGACTTCCCGGTAAAAGTCATTATATTACCGGTCACTGACGCCGTTTTAAATAAAAACGAGCTTCAAATTATGGTGCATGACACAGTATTGTATAATATAAAAGAGGTGCTACGTTCGTAAAGGCTATCATCTGATAGAGATACTAGGTCTGTATTTAGCTTCTGGGTGTAATGTAGGTGGGTGTGCTCTGGAGGCGGCTCCTTAGCAACCTATCATCGCTTAAGAGCCGACTTTGGTGACCAACTGGCACGGATCAGTCCTCAGTGTAACCCAGATCAGGtgctgtctgtttgctttgtatCTACTGACTATACAAGGATATTGATTATCCCGAGCCAAGCACTGGCTATCTCGCGTCCACATTCACTGAGCCTTTTTCAgcactgctgtctttttcttATCATTTTGCAAATGAAGTcgtgggatttttttttttttaaactaaaaattCTTTAGGTAATATTCACTCTCAGACAACGTGTTATCCAACCTCAACGCCACACGACTCAGTGAAACGTGGTGTGAGTCATCACAAAGCCATTCAGTGGCACACATAATGAGGGCCACCTCCTCAgtcataaatattttaaaacatttaagacAGAAGCAATGGATCCCTAAAATGGTACAGTCCTAGTGAGCAGTGGAGGGAAACTTGTCCACTCTGATTGCGACCAAATAGAAAAGTCTGGACCATCACAGCTGAGTTGCCATGCTGCTGAGGGATTAGCCTGTGTTAACCCATAACCAGTAATGGTCTTTCCCTCTATTGTGTTGAATGTGAAAGAGAAGCGTTGCTCAGCAGACCTGAAAGCCGACGTGCTCCATAGAATCTCACATAGCAGTGAATTAACTTATTTAGGTTGACCTTTGTCGCCACAGCGAGGTTTTGTCAAACTGTTATATGTTTTTGTAGGAGCTTCACTGCCAATAGTAGGAATAAGTTTATTTGGTGTGATATGTAGCTGTGACCTGTCAGGCATGTGACAGTCTAAACTAATGTCTATCCAGTTTTCTTGTTCCTCTACTAATGCATTATTGCAATAACTTTGGTTTAACtttctgttattgttatttttctttgtctgaatCTTAACCACAGTCTTAAAACCACTTAAATTTGTtgttatacttttttttttacagttccacagctgtttccagaaaaaaagctattttcttGATAAATCGATTCATTGCTTTATCtagaaaatgtgagaaaactgtaaaaaatgcatgtaaTAATTTCTGACAGCCTAAGGAGATTTATTCAATTcgcttgttttgttcaaccaacagtTGAAAACCCAAAGATAGTCGGTTTGCTGTCATATGTGACtataacaaaaacagaaaattctcACTGTACCTTTCTTATAATTTTTGCAAATGATGCCATGGAATTTTTATAAACTAAAATGCCCTTGCTAACGTTCAGTCTCTCTATCCATAGACATAGCAACATAGAGCCAAGAAAGGAATGATTCGCCAGCTGAGCCGCAGCCTAAGCCGTGCTGCCCCTGTTCTCCATCGCGGCATCCACTCCGGCACACGTCCGGCCTCCACCGCTGCCGCCAAACTGAAGGTTGAGCGTCCGCTCACCGCTGACGAAATCTACGCCCGTGAGGAGAAGTACGGCGCACACAACTACCATCCCCTGCCTGTGGCCTtggagaggggggagggtgAGTTAATTTTCAGCAAAATATCGCAAATCACTTGTGGATCATTAGCTGACACTTTCAAGAGCTTggtttccttctttcttcctaGGCATCTATGTGTGGGATGTGGAAGGCAACCGGTATTATGACTTCCTGAGTGCTTACAGTGCAGTAAACCAGGGCCACTGTCACCCAAAGATTGTAGCTGCTCTCAAGGAGCAGGCCTCCAAACTCACCCTGACGTCTAGAGCATTCTACAACAATGTGCTGGGATCCTATGAGGAGTACATCACCACCATGTTTGGCTATGACAAAGTCTTACCCATGAATACAGGTACTGTTGGCAAACTCCCAACCCTAATCATATGACACATCTTCAGAGGTTTAATGAGTATGGTTGTTGAATTTTATCTCTTTTGTAACAAATTAGGTGTTGAAGGTGGTGAGACTGCCTGCAAGCTTGCCCGCAAGTGGGCTTACAATGTAAAGGGGGTTCccaaaaacaaagccaaaataATTTTTGTAGGTAAGAAACCATTTTATCTTGACAGTTTTCAAATTCCCTACATCATGTGAAGATGTAAACTGAGACCGACATGATAAATAAGCTAGCTTGTTTACTCTTGTTCATTAGAGGGAAACTTCTGGGGCCGCACTATGGCGGCCATCTCCAGCTCCACCGACCCCAGTAGTTATGAAGGGTTCGGTCCCTTCATGCCAGGCTTTGAGCTTGTCCCATACAATGACATCCCTGCACTGGAGGTACAGTACAACATCTAccgtgtttgttttcatttgtttcagtcGTTGAGAGTCGTACACTGGAATGGCATTTTTGAGTTTGTGTGCGGAGAAGTTTCTTCTGTCTTGGTCCAAACCAGCTGTCAAAGTGTCTTGGAAAAGGGCTAAGTAACAGGGGAAAGTTTGTTTCAGTGACTGCACACAAGACTTTGGACCCTTTCATACATCAACATGTTACGTGCACTAAAGGCACAAGTGTTGATCTAATTGGCGagatacaaccctgattccccAAAAGTTAGgtcgctgtgtaaaacattaacaaaacagaatgtgatcatttgctgatcctttttaaTATGTACTCAATttaacagtacaaagacaatatactTAATATTTGACTTCAGtggcttcattgatttttgtaaatatctgctgattctgaattttattcagcaacatgtttcaaacaagttgggacagaagaaacaaaagagaaagttgtggaacgctccaaaaacacctgtttggatcattccacaggtaaacaggttgattggtaacaggtgatagtatcatgatttggatgaaaggggcatcctggaaaggctcagtcgttcaccagcgaggatggagcgagtttcaccactttgtgaacacatgattgtttaaaggagattactgcatggactttgcaaatgattgtattctgtttttattcatgtttttcacagcgacccagcttttttggaatcagggtcaTACATGTTTAACTGTGTTGTTGGGGTTGCAAAGAGACACTGATGTCAGAGGCAGCAAAAGTTTCATCATTCTTACGTTAGGTGTTAATGTGCTGGTGGAAGGATCCAACATGCAAGACCTCAAAGTCTGCTGCCAAGTTGCGTTTTTAGTTgcaatggttttttttttcctggcaaGACTAACATGGaggacaaacaaataaatacatgagcTGTTCTGAAGGCTACTGCTTTGGAAAtggttcatttatttatttgtttgctggAATGCATGAATTCAGTGTTGCAGATTGATCTTATTTGATGATATGATCATACGCTATCACTGCTCAAACACCATTTATTCCAAAAGATCCTCCAAAACTATCTGACTTGGCATGGGTGCCATTGTCTGGGTAAACATGAGGATCAAATGTCCAACCAAGTGTCATGTGTCTGGGGAAAAGCTTATCTTAGCAACTGCTCTTTTTCTATGTAAACACACAATTGACTGA contains:
- the LOC121624955 gene encoding phospholysine phosphohistidine inorganic pyrophosphate phosphatase, with amino-acid sequence MADAGWPGCARSLKGVILDMCGVLYDSGEGDGVAISGSIEAVKKLKASDLQLRFCTNETQAARETFVAKLRRLGFDISVSEVFSPAPAAVAVLKDRGLRPHLLVYDGLLPEFDSVDKTNPNCVVIGDAAEKFSYQNLNEAFRVLMEKPVLFSLGQGKYYKETDGLKLDVGVYMKALEYACDLKAEVIGKPSPPFFQSVLNDMGLQPHEVLMIGDDLVNDVGGAQRCGMKGVQVRTGKYRSSDERHPTVTADGTVDDLAQAVDVILEQRH